The Salmonella enterica subsp. houtenae serovar Houten genome has a segment encoding these proteins:
- the pnuC_1 gene encoding protein PnuC produces MDFFSTHNILIHIPIGAGGYDLSWIEAVGTIAGLLCIWLASLEKISNYFFGLVNVTLFAIIFFQIQLYASLLLQLFFFAANIYGWYAWSRQTNDNEAELKIRWLPLSKAMAWLAICVIAIGLMTRYIDPVFAVLTRVAVAIMQMLGLQVTMPVLQPDAFPFWDSCMMVLSIAAMILMTRKYVENWLLWVIINVISVVIFALQGVYAMSLEYLILTFIAVNGSRIWINSARARGSRALSP; encoded by the coding sequence ATGGATTTTTTTAGTACGCACAATATACTGATTCATATTCCGATCGGCGCTGGCGGTTACGATCTCTCGTGGATCGAAGCGGTAGGAACTATCGCCGGCCTGCTCTGTATTTGGCTTGCCAGTCTGGAGAAGATCAGCAACTACTTTTTTGGGCTGGTTAACGTCACCCTGTTTGCGATTATTTTCTTTCAGATCCAGCTTTATGCCAGCCTGTTGCTGCAACTCTTTTTCTTTGCCGCCAATATTTATGGCTGGTATGCGTGGTCGCGGCAAACAAATGATAATGAAGCCGAGCTTAAAATCCGCTGGCTACCGTTGTCAAAAGCAATGGCATGGCTGGCGATATGTGTGATAGCCATCGGTCTGATGACGCGATATATCGATCCCGTATTCGCCGTCCTGACGCGCGTGGCCGTCGCCATTATGCAAATGCTGGGACTACAGGTGACGATGCCCGTGCTGCAACCGGACGCCTTCCCGTTCTGGGACTCTTGCATGATGGTGCTGTCTATCGCGGCGATGATTCTGATGACACGCAAATATGTCGAAAACTGGCTACTGTGGGTGATAATCAACGTGATCAGCGTGGTGATTTTTGCTTTGCAGGGCGTCTATGCGATGTCGCTGGAATATCTGATCCTGACCTTTATCGCCGTGAACGGTAGCCGCATATGGATAAACAGCGCGCGGGCTCGAGGATCGCGCGCGCTTTCCCCTTAA
- the nadA gene encoding quinolinate synthetase has protein sequence MMSVMFDSQTAIYPFSLKPTPLSVEEKQFYREKIKRLLSERDAVMVAHYYTDPEIQQLAEETGGCISDSLEMARFGAKHAASTLLVAGVRFMGETAKILSPKKTVLMPTLAAECSLDLGCPIDEFSAFCDAHPDRTVVVYANTSAAVKARADWVVTSSIAVELIEHLDSLGEKIIWAPDRHLGNYVQKQTGADVLCWQGACIVHDEFKTQALTRLKKIYPDAAILVHPESPQSIVEMADAVGSTSQLIKAAKTLPHRQLIVATDRGIFYKMQQAVPEKELLEAPTAGEGATCRSCAHCPWMAMNGLKAIAEGLEQGGAAHEIQVDTALREGALLPLNRMLDFAATLRA, from the coding sequence ATGATGAGCGTAATGTTTGACTCACAAACCGCAATCTATCCATTTTCGCTTAAGCCCACGCCGTTAAGCGTCGAGGAAAAGCAATTTTATCGTGAGAAAATCAAACGACTCCTCAGCGAACGGGATGCGGTGATGGTTGCGCATTATTATACCGATCCGGAAATTCAACAACTCGCTGAAGAAACAGGGGGGTGTATTTCCGACTCGCTGGAAATGGCCCGTTTCGGCGCGAAGCACGCCGCATCCACGCTGCTGGTAGCGGGCGTACGGTTTATGGGGGAAACCGCTAAAATCCTCAGCCCGAAAAAAACGGTCCTCATGCCTACTCTCGCGGCGGAATGTTCGCTGGATTTAGGCTGCCCAATAGACGAATTTAGCGCTTTTTGTGATGCCCATCCTGACAGAACCGTAGTGGTCTATGCTAACACCTCGGCTGCTGTTAAAGCGCGTGCGGACTGGGTTGTGACCTCCAGTATCGCCGTAGAACTGATTGAGCATCTGGATAGTTTGGGGGAAAAAATTATCTGGGCGCCGGACAGACACCTGGGGAATTACGTGCAAAAACAGACCGGGGCCGATGTACTGTGCTGGCAAGGGGCGTGTATCGTGCATGACGAGTTTAAAACCCAGGCGTTGACCCGTTTAAAAAAAATCTATCCCGATGCCGCTATTCTGGTTCATCCTGAATCGCCGCAGTCCATTGTCGAGATGGCCGATGCGGTGGGCTCAACCAGCCAGCTTATTAAGGCGGCAAAAACGCTGCCGCACAGACAGCTTATTGTGGCGACCGATCGCGGCATTTTTTACAAAATGCAGCAGGCGGTGCCTGAAAAAGAGTTGCTTGAAGCGCCCACGGCTGGCGAGGGGGCGACCTGCCGTAGTTGCGCTCACTGTCCGTGGATGGCGATGAATGGCCTGAAAGCCATCGCTGAAGGGCTGGAGCAGGGAGGCGCGGCGCATGAGATACAGGTTGATACGGCGCTACGCGAGGGCGCATTACTGCCCCTCAACCGGATGCTGGATTTTGCGGCTACACTTCGGGCGTAA